A window of the Candidatus Nitrosotalea okcheonensis genome harbors these coding sequences:
- a CDS encoding CorA family divalent cation transporter: MIKTISVAGLQEGVPFKKPTITLEELVEISSPVHLTWIECVVDNIIGETPKILEKLNITMDPSVLLSGYVSSYEDRGDTLGLMIPFVVPGNNKTLTAPILVFVKKDLIVTIHDDYGGKITRLYNYAPTLLRKLPKEADSWADRQTILLARIIDEISESNFSILRLIVERAEQFEIDIAGSRQVTRDISLELSNVRTSLLTFLNATWASYDTVHNLKYGDAEMVSDDEVILAKFEVILGRLDRQIQMSENIMQMVATGVNVVQTEVTNKVTILIIWWTVAGTAELVPNTIATVFGLYPNHEIVFWPIVTTVVTSAALATAVAYFYVKKFFGQSLGFNKLKKFRKQSTK; encoded by the coding sequence ATGATCAAGACAATCAGTGTCGCAGGTTTACAAGAAGGTGTACCATTCAAGAAACCAACAATCACTTTAGAAGAACTTGTCGAGATATCATCCCCAGTACACCTCACTTGGATTGAGTGTGTAGTAGATAACATCATAGGAGAAACTCCAAAAATTTTAGAAAAATTAAACATTACCATGGACCCTTCCGTACTATTATCAGGATATGTGTCAAGTTATGAAGACAGGGGCGATACGCTAGGACTCATGATACCATTTGTCGTACCAGGAAATAACAAAACTTTGACTGCCCCTATTTTGGTTTTTGTGAAAAAAGATCTTATCGTGACCATTCATGATGACTATGGTGGTAAGATTACTCGTCTATACAATTATGCTCCCACACTTTTACGAAAACTTCCAAAAGAAGCTGACAGTTGGGCAGACAGGCAGACAATACTTTTAGCAAGAATCATAGATGAAATTAGCGAGTCCAATTTCTCCATATTACGCCTCATAGTGGAAAGGGCAGAGCAATTTGAGATAGACATTGCAGGTTCAAGACAAGTTACAAGAGACATATCTCTGGAACTATCAAACGTACGAACATCGCTATTGACTTTTTTGAATGCAACATGGGCAAGCTATGATACAGTGCACAATCTAAAGTATGGCGATGCAGAAATGGTCTCAGACGATGAAGTAATTCTTGCAAAATTTGAGGTAATCCTTGGAAGACTTGACAGGCAGATACAAATGTCAGAAAACATCATGCAGATGGTTGCAACAGGAGTCAATGTGGTCCAAACCGAAGTAACAAACAAGGTTACCATCCTTATCATCTGGTGGACAGTGGCTGGAACAGCTGAACTTGTGCCAAACACAATTGCAACAGTCTTTGGCCTTTATCCAAACCATGAGATAGTATTCTGGCCCATTGTTACCACTGTTGTAACATCCGCTGCGTTGGCAACCGCTGTAGCCTATTTCTATGTAAAAAAATTCTTTGGGCAGAGCCTAGGATTCAACAAGCTGAAAAAGTTTCGAAAACAATCCACCAAATAG
- a CDS encoding N,N-dimethylformamidase beta subunit family domain-containing protein produces the protein MNHVTLVAIVVIFLISGLFVQLGNVDANATTNIVPTWVKHIALLWTQAEISDADFINDMRWLVEHRIIPVEDLVENADGFMIPDSVKKIAYYWSNGNVPDSEFISGIEYLIQNGVIELDDNFVSRVQKERMSEISVYNDTKKSVVIIPVFTASAYSERGFYSYYAGNCDTTCLTSFIYANAPLGYTASGQAVDILESLGYYTLTDIDVDKNPKILLQYDKVIVLHNEYVTQKEFDAITTHPHVIYLYPNALYGKIVVNYSANVLTLVRGHNYPDVKIRNGFDWKFDNSNLEYNTQCSNWKFYNVTNGIMLDCYPENHIMHNIPLLRAIKDY, from the coding sequence ATGAACCATGTAACACTGGTTGCAATTGTGGTGATTTTTCTGATATCTGGATTATTTGTTCAACTTGGTAATGTTGATGCCAATGCCACAACAAACATTGTACCAACGTGGGTAAAGCATATTGCATTGTTATGGACGCAGGCAGAGATCTCCGATGCTGATTTTATAAATGACATGAGATGGCTTGTAGAACATCGGATTATTCCAGTAGAAGATCTTGTAGAAAATGCAGATGGTTTTATGATACCTGATTCTGTAAAAAAAATTGCATATTATTGGAGTAATGGAAACGTACCAGACAGTGAGTTTATTAGTGGAATTGAATATTTAATCCAAAATGGAGTAATTGAACTGGATGACAATTTTGTGTCAAGAGTACAGAAAGAAAGGATGTCGGAAATCTCAGTATATAATGATACAAAAAAATCCGTAGTGATTATTCCAGTTTTTACAGCATCTGCATATTCTGAACGTGGTTTTTACTCGTATTATGCAGGCAATTGTGATACCACCTGTCTGACATCTTTTATCTATGCCAATGCGCCTCTCGGATACACTGCAAGCGGACAAGCCGTGGATATTTTAGAATCCCTTGGATATTATACTCTCACAGACATTGATGTGGATAAAAATCCCAAAATTTTGTTACAATATGACAAGGTGATTGTATTGCACAATGAATACGTTACACAAAAAGAGTTTGACGCAATTACTACTCATCCACATGTAATTTACCTTTATCCTAATGCGCTGTATGGAAAAATAGTTGTGAACTATTCTGCTAATGTATTGACGCTTGTTCGTGGCCATAATTATCCGGATGTAAAAATACGCAATGGTTTTGACTGGAAATTTGACAATTCCAATCTAGAGTATAATACACAGTGCAGTAACTGGAAATTTTATAATGTAACAAATGGAATTATGCTTGACTGTTATCCTGAAAATCACATAATGCATAACATACCGCTGCTCAGGGCAATAAAAGACTATTAA
- a CDS encoding DUF5615 family PIN-like protein — protein sequence MKVLVDEMYDGFDARLKEFGYEAFSVKKLIAEGKKLSSDYSVIKYAHENGMIVVTEDVEIGNACKENDIRCVLLDSETIFQIILEELSKHKDR from the coding sequence ATGAAAGTATTAGTTGATGAGATGTATGATGGGTTTGATGCCCGACTCAAGGAATTTGGATATGAAGCATTTAGCGTAAAAAAACTAATTGCCGAGGGAAAAAAACTATCTAGTGACTATTCTGTGATAAAATATGCACATGAAAACGGCATGATTGTTGTAACAGAAGATGTGGAGATTGGAAATGCATGCAAGGAAAATGATATCAGGTGTGTGTTGCTTGACAGCGAAACAATATTTCAGATAATCCTAGAAGAGTTGAGCAAGCATAAAGATCGTTAA
- a CDS encoding DedA family protein: MVALDIINNLANFIIHAISNTGYFGIFFLMLAESSLIPIPSEIIMPFSGYLASTGKLNPILIILAGSIGNLVGSLVAYIIGVKLGREFIAKYGKYVLLKKSHLEWTESYFKKYGDRSTFVSRLLPAIRTYISLPAGIAKMNLKKFSIYTFAGSIIWSTMLTYVGMTLGDQWTRIRHYSDYIDGAVIVGLVIIIIIIVKKRVAKPDNN, encoded by the coding sequence ATGGTTGCTTTGGATATTATCAATAATTTAGCAAATTTCATAATCCATGCAATATCAAATACAGGATATTTTGGAATCTTCTTTCTAATGCTAGCAGAAAGTTCGCTCATACCAATTCCAAGTGAAATAATCATGCCATTTTCTGGATATCTTGCATCCACTGGAAAACTCAATCCAATTTTAATAATACTTGCGGGCTCGATTGGAAACCTAGTGGGGTCGCTTGTGGCATATATCATAGGTGTAAAGCTTGGCAGAGAGTTCATTGCCAAGTATGGAAAATATGTTCTTCTGAAAAAATCCCACCTGGAATGGACTGAATCATACTTTAAAAAATATGGTGATAGATCCACATTTGTAAGTAGGCTACTGCCTGCCATTAGAACATACATTTCATTGCCAGCCGGCATAGCAAAAATGAACTTGAAAAAATTTTCAATTTACACTTTTGCAGGCTCTATCATATGGAGTACCATGTTAACATATGTTGGGATGACACTAGGAGATCAGTGGACTAGGATCAGACACTATTCAGATTACATTGATGGTGCAGTCATAGTAGGACTAGTTATCATAATAATAATCATAGTCAAAAAAAGGGTTGCCAAGCCAGATAATAATTAA
- a CDS encoding class I SAM-dependent methyltransferase has protein sequence MNNPNPMDVILWTLRRGEGDIVNMYNYLSELMQISTGRNFLNFGYWDNATKSPADAQTNLCNLIGDMAELENARHILDVGSGFSEPAFLWKKAYPNITITCLNINPNQLKFANIQKKISEINLVNATAVKIPISDRSCDRIIALESAQHFRPIKEFISETGRILKKDGTAVFAIPVLSKPSKFSVLKIGILKMTWSSEHYDIDAIKKIIQDIGLNITEIRLVGSNVYPPLAEYYIQNHRFLRSEILKRYPSYVETILFRSMLKMKQAATNHTIEYVLIKCTK, from the coding sequence TTGAACAACCCCAATCCCATGGATGTCATCCTATGGACACTGCGACGTGGAGAGGGCGACATTGTGAACATGTACAACTACCTGTCCGAACTAATGCAGATTTCAACTGGGAGAAATTTTCTTAATTTTGGATATTGGGATAACGCAACAAAGAGTCCTGCAGATGCTCAGACAAATCTGTGCAATCTAATAGGAGACATGGCAGAGCTTGAAAATGCACGACATATTCTTGATGTGGGAAGTGGTTTTTCAGAACCAGCTTTTCTTTGGAAAAAGGCATACCCAAACATTACAATCACATGCCTTAACATAAACCCCAATCAACTCAAATTTGCAAACATACAGAAAAAAATATCTGAAATAAACTTGGTAAATGCAACAGCAGTAAAAATTCCCATATCAGACCGATCATGTGACAGAATAATTGCACTAGAATCAGCGCAGCACTTTAGACCAATCAAGGAATTTATATCAGAGACTGGAAGGATTCTGAAAAAAGATGGGACCGCCGTCTTTGCAATACCAGTGCTTTCAAAACCATCAAAGTTTAGCGTTTTGAAGATCGGTATTTTGAAGATGACATGGTCTTCTGAGCATTATGATATTGATGCGATTAAAAAAATAATCCAAGACATTGGTCTTAACATTACAGAAATCAGACTTGTTGGATCAAATGTATATCCACCTCTGGCAGAATACTATATTCAGAATCATCGGTTTCTCAGATCAGAGATCTTAAAAAGATACCCGTCGTATGTAGAGACAATATTGTTCAGATCAATGCTAAAGATGAAACAAGCTGCAACAAATCATACCATTGAATATGTCTTGATAAAATGCACAAAGTAA
- a CDS encoding bifunctional nuclease family protein, giving the protein MKIDEPQDSDYAETKITYVGFVDPYGVEGLLILRSDDGKEFHMRAFSGEVARHISNFIEGQRDAIPTIYNMVEEIAELNELVLVKIKVYESGSVLRANVYFTGKHDLVMRNYRASDSIALATFYNIPILVRKNLLKEKMEA; this is encoded by the coding sequence GTGAAGATCGACGAGCCTCAAGATTCTGATTATGCCGAGACCAAGATAACCTACGTGGGTTTTGTAGATCCGTACGGGGTTGAAGGGCTTTTGATCCTACGATCAGACGACGGTAAAGAATTTCACATGAGAGCCTTTTCAGGAGAAGTTGCAAGACACATATCTAATTTTATTGAAGGACAACGAGATGCGATTCCAACTATATACAACATGGTAGAAGAAATTGCGGAACTAAACGAGCTTGTACTTGTAAAGATAAAAGTATATGAAAGTGGCAGCGTCTTGCGTGCCAATGTCTACTTTACTGGAAAACATGATCTTGTAATGCGTAACTACCGTGCATCTGATTCTATAGCACTTGCAACATTTTATAACATACCAATACTGGTCAGAAAAAATCTCTTGAAAGAAAAAATGGAAGCCTAG
- a CDS encoding formate--phosphoribosylaminoimidazolecarboxamide ligase family protein codes for MIRKSAIVDIVNKYSELTIGALGSHSALEIMDGAKDENFKTVVVCQKGRDVPYRRFSRLADDIIIVKRFQDMLSPKIQSRLRDSGTIVVPHRALTAYLGYDGVENKFKVPLFGNRALFQAEERANKKNQYYLLQKARIRFPRLFKDPKDIDRPVIVKVQEKKRKLERAFFNVSSYAEYRDKTETKIKQGLISRDALKTASIEEFIIGTYFNFNYFHTPISKEVDFLGIERRLQTNLHDFVSLPAKQQLETNIELQNIEVGHTPASIRESLLEQVIDAGDKFVNAVKKEYAPGIIGPFSLQSVITRDLDIVVYDVSLRVPGNPILATTSPYTKYKYGETFGVGRRIAMELRIAQQEGKLEQVLT; via the coding sequence GTGATAAGAAAATCAGCCATTGTAGATATTGTAAACAAGTATTCTGAACTAACCATTGGTGCACTTGGGAGTCATTCGGCACTTGAAATAATGGACGGTGCAAAGGATGAAAATTTCAAGACAGTCGTGGTTTGCCAAAAGGGAAGAGATGTGCCATACAGGAGATTTTCAAGGCTTGCAGATGACATCATAATAGTGAAGAGGTTCCAAGACATGCTATCTCCCAAGATCCAGTCAAGACTGAGAGATTCCGGTACAATAGTGGTTCCACATAGAGCCCTTACTGCATATCTTGGATACGACGGTGTCGAGAACAAGTTCAAAGTACCATTGTTTGGAAACAGAGCCTTGTTCCAGGCAGAGGAGCGGGCCAACAAGAAAAACCAATATTACTTGCTACAAAAAGCAAGGATACGTTTTCCAAGACTGTTCAAAGATCCAAAAGACATAGACAGACCAGTAATAGTAAAAGTTCAGGAAAAAAAACGCAAGCTTGAACGTGCTTTTTTCAATGTATCATCATATGCAGAATACAGGGACAAGACAGAGACCAAGATAAAACAAGGATTGATTTCAAGAGATGCACTCAAGACTGCAAGCATCGAGGAATTTATCATAGGAACTTATTTTAATTTCAATTATTTCCATACACCGATATCAAAAGAGGTTGATTTTCTTGGAATAGAAAGAAGATTGCAGACAAACCTTCATGACTTTGTTTCACTTCCTGCAAAACAACAGCTTGAGACAAACATCGAATTACAAAATATCGAGGTAGGTCACACACCTGCAAGCATTAGAGAATCCCTACTTGAGCAGGTCATAGATGCTGGAGACAAGTTTGTCAATGCCGTGAAAAAAGAGTATGCGCCAGGGATCATCGGTCCATTTTCTCTGCAAAGCGTCATAACCCGTGACCTAGACATCGTAGTGTATGACGTATCATTACGAGTTCCAGGAAATCCAATTCTTGCTACAACAAGTCCATATACAAAATACAAATATGGTGAAACTTTTGGTGTTGGACGCAGGATTGCAATGGAGTTAAGAATTGCACAGCAGGAAGGAAAATTGGAACAAGTGCTAACCTAG
- a CDS encoding Sec-independent protein translocase subunit TatA/TatB: protein MAYENVIIAVVIIGVLIFGAKKIPELAKTFGKAKGEFEKGRLESEKELKDFKDKEDLK, encoded by the coding sequence ATGGCATATGAAAATGTAATAATTGCAGTGGTAATAATAGGGGTTTTGATATTTGGTGCCAAAAAGATCCCTGAACTTGCAAAAACGTTTGGAAAGGCAAAGGGCGAGTTTGAGAAAGGCAGATTAGAATCTGAAAAAGAGCTCAAGGATTTCAAGGACAAGGAAGACCTCAAGTAG
- the tatC gene encoding twin-arginine translocase subunit TatC yields the protein MDKSMTISQHLDDLRKRIFRSVIAIALISFFILSFHLTPFMYNNIKLYYPTFSPFNNMAAQVTISMKHHLLPSTVQLIQTAPGQAFFSQFYIAVLLGMVFSMPVIVKEFVGFLAPALHRKEIQIIRNITIPAIILFTIGGIFSYFFVTPYILEFLYKYGQSADLLTFLNIIDFITFVLQFILAFGVSFQLPLIMYALTTSELIDPKFWRNNIRYAIIAMVILGAAITPDGSGVTMWFVAGPMIVLYLIGMAVSERQAKNIGTFKS from the coding sequence ATGGACAAGTCTATGACCATCAGCCAGCATCTTGATGATTTAAGAAAAAGAATATTTAGGTCAGTCATTGCGATAGCGTTAATCTCATTTTTCATCCTGAGTTTTCATCTTACGCCATTTATGTACAATAACATCAAGCTGTATTATCCAACATTTAGTCCATTTAACAACATGGCAGCACAAGTAACAATATCAATGAAGCATCATCTATTACCATCAACGGTACAATTAATCCAGACAGCCCCAGGACAGGCATTTTTTTCCCAGTTTTATATTGCAGTATTGCTTGGAATGGTGTTCTCAATGCCAGTCATAGTCAAAGAGTTTGTAGGATTTTTGGCACCTGCGTTGCATAGAAAGGAGATCCAGATAATTAGAAACATAACAATTCCAGCCATCATTCTTTTCACAATAGGAGGCATATTTTCATATTTTTTCGTCACTCCATACATACTAGAATTTCTTTACAAATATGGACAATCTGCAGACTTGCTCACATTTTTGAACATAATAGATTTTATCACATTTGTACTGCAGTTTATTCTTGCATTTGGAGTATCATTTCAGCTACCATTGATAATGTATGCACTTACTACATCTGAACTAATTGACCCAAAATTTTGGAGGAATAACATACGGTATGCAATAATTGCGATGGTCATACTTGGTGCAGCAATAACACCAGATGGTAGTGGAGTAACCATGTGGTTCGTAGCAGGTCCTATGATAGTGTTGTATCTAATAGGTATGGCGGTATCTGAGAGACAGGCAAAAAATATTGGAACGTTTAAATCTTAA